One window of the Spea bombifrons isolate aSpeBom1 chromosome 8, aSpeBom1.2.pri, whole genome shotgun sequence genome contains the following:
- the LPAR4 gene encoding lysophosphatidic acid receptor 4: protein MGNHSNNLTCLIDDSFKYNLYGAVYSVVFILGLITNCASLCVFCFRMKMHNETAIYMTNLAVSDLLFVFTLPFKIFYNFNRHWPFGDTLCKISGTAFLTNIYGSMLFLTCISVDRFLAIVYPFQSRTIRTRRNSAIVCAGVWAIVLSGGISASLFSTTNISKSSTTCFEGFSKSIWKTYLSKITIFIEVVGFIIPLLLNLTCSSLVLKTLRKPETLCQIGTNKEKVLKMIVVHVAIFVVCFVPYNSILFLYALVRSQAIANCSVERFARTMYPITLCIATMNCCFDPFVYYFTSKSFQKSFNINPLIKMDTLFKTDSAAKIALPITQEDLHEQMNIHNRGELMSESNFKD, encoded by the coding sequence ATGGGAAACCATAGCAACAATCTCACCTGCCTCATTGATGACTCCTTTAAATACAACCTCTATGGGGCAGTTTATAGTGTGGTGTTTATCCTGGGATTGATCACAAACTGTGCTTCACTCTGTGTCTTCTGCTTCCGGATGAAGATGCACAACGAAACTGCCATTTACATGACCAACCTGGCGGTGTCTGATCTTCTATTTGTGTTTACGCTGCCTTTTAAAATTTTCTATAACTTTAATCGACACTGGCCTTTCGGCGATACCTTGTGCAAGATTTCGGGAACCGCGTTCTTGACAAACATTTACGGAAGCATGCTTTTCCTCACCTGCATCAGCGTGGATCGTTTCCTAGCGATTGTCTACCCGTTCCAGTCCCGAACCATTCGAACAAGAAGAAATTCTGCTATTGTCTGCGCTGGCGTCTGGGCTATTGTCCTTAGCGGGGGTATTTCTGCATCACTATTTTCCACCACTAATATTTCTAAATCAAGCACCACATGTTTTGAAGGGTTTTCCAAGAGCATCTGGAAAACCTACTTGTCAAAAATCACTATATTTATTGAAGTTGTTGGGTTTATTATCCCCCTGCTTTTGAATCTCACGTGTTCGTCTTTGGTTTTGAAAACGCTGAGGAAGCCCGAGACGTTGTGCCAGATTGGAACCAACAAAGAGAAAGTTTTGAAGATGATTGTCGTCCATGTTGCCAtttttgtggtttgttttgtgccCTACAACTCGATCCTTTTTCTGTACGCTTTGGTTCGCTCCCAAGCTATCGCAAACTGTTCGGTGGAAAGATTTGCCCGGACAATGTATCCAATTACTTTGTGTATTGCAACAATGAATTGCTGCTTTGACCCATTTGTATACTATTTTACTTCCAAATCGTTCCAAAAGTCATTTAACATCAACCCTCTGATAAAAATGGACACCCTTTTTAAGACGGATTCGGCTGCAAAAATTGCTTTGCCGATAACACAAGAGGATCTTCATGAACAAATGAACATTCATAACAGAGGAGAATTAATGTCAGAGTCTAACTTCAAGGACTAA